GCGGCAAGGCGCATGCGGATGCCTTGCGCAAGATGCGCACGAAAACGATGGCGCGCAAACTCGTCAACGGAAAGGAAGTTTCCGCGCCCGGGCATGAATTGAAAATTGGCGAACTGTTCGTCTGCGAAACGGGAGACACCATCGCGGCGGACGGCGAAATCGTCGAGGGCATTGCCACGGTGGACGAATCGGCCATCACGGGCGAGTCCGCGCCGGTCGTGCGCGAAAGCGGCGGCGACCGCAGCGCCGTGACCGGGGGCACGCGCGTGATCAGCGACCGCATCGTCGTGCGTGTGACCGCGGAACAAGGCAATTCGTTTCTCGACCGCATGATCCAAATGATCGAGGGCGCGCGCCGCCAAAAGACGCCGAATGAAATCGCCTTGAACGTCGTGCTGGTGAGCTTGACGGCGCTGTTCATCGTCGTGGTGGCGGTGTTGCCGCCGTTCGCGCGCTACAACGAACGCGCCGCCGGACAGCACGACGTGGTGCTCACGAGCATTCCCGTTCTCCTCGCGCTGATCGTGTGCCTGATTCCCACGACCATCGGCGGTTTGTTGAGCGCCATCGGCATCGCGGGCATTGACCGGTTGATGCGGCGCAATGTGCTGGCGACGAGCGGCCGCGCCGTTGAAGCGGCGGGCGACGTAGATGTGTTGCTGCTCGACAAGACCGGCACGATCACCCTGGGCAATCGTATGGCGACGGAATTTGTGCCCGCGCCGGGCGTGACGGTGGAAGAATTGGCGGACGCGGCGCAACTGGCGTCGCTCGCCGATGAAACGCCGGAAGGCCGGTCCATTGTCGTGCTGGCGAAGGAGAAATATAATTTGCGCGGGCGCGACGTGGCGGAAGCGAACACGGTGTTTGTGCCCTTCACGGCGCAGACGCGCATGAGCGGCCTGGATTTTGGCGATGGTAAAGGCGCGGTGAAACGGCGCATTCGCAAAGGTGCGGCCGACGCCGTGAAACAATTCGCCGCGGATTACGGCGGCAAGGCGGACAAGTCCGTTTCCGATCAGGCGGACGCCATCGCGCGGCAAGGTGCGACGCCCTTGCTCGTCGCCGACGGGCCGCGTGTGCTGGGCGTGATCTGCCTCAAGGACGTGGTGAAAGGCGGCATCAAGGAACGCTTTGGCCAACTGCGCCGAATGGGCGTGAAGACGATCATGATCACCGGCGACAATCAGTTGACGGCGACGGCCATCGCGGCAGAGGCGGGCGTGGACGATTTCATCGCGCAAGCCAAGCCCGAGGACAAGCTCGCGCGCATCCGCCAGGAACAGGCGGGCGGGAAATTGATCGCGATGATCGGCGACGGCACCAACGACGCGCCCGCGCTGGCGCAGGCCGACGTGGGCGTGGCGATGAACACCGGCACCCAAGCCGCGCGCGAGGCCGGCAACATGGTGGACCTCGACAGCAATCCGACGAAGCTCATCGAAGTCGTGGAGATCGGCAAACAACTGCTGATGACCCGCGGGGCGCTGACGACCTTCAGCATCGCTAATGATGTTTCAAAATATTTCGCGATTCTGCCGGCGATGTTCGGCGTGCTTTACGCGACCCAGATCGGCGGGCGCGGGCCGCTGGATAAATTGAACATCATGTATCTGCATTCGCCGGAGAGCGCGATTTTGAGCGCGGTGATTTTCAACGCGCTGATCATCGTGGCGCTGATTCCGCTGGCGTTGCGCGGCGTGAAATATCGCGCGCTCGGCGCGGCGGTCATCCTGCGCAATCACATGCTGATTTACGGATTGGGCGGCGTCATCGTGCCCTTCGTAGCGATCAAGTTGATTGATATGGCGCTGGTGGCAATTCATCTGGCCCCGTGATTTTTAAAACAAAGCGAAAGGAAATTTATGTTGAAACTTATTTTGCAATCCATCCGCCAGATTGTGGTCTGGACAGTCGCCGTCGGCGTGGTGTATCCGCTGTTCGTCACCGTCGTCGCGCAGTTGGCGTTTAAAGATCAGGCGGAAGGCAGTCTTGTCACTCGCGATGGAAAAGTGATGGGCTCGGCATTGCTCGCGCAACAATTCCAGGGGACGAATTATTTTTGGCCGCGTCCCAGCGCGGGCTCGTATGGTACGGTGCCATCGGGCGCGAGCAATCTCGGGCCGACCAGCGGGCAACTGCGCACGAACGTAATGAATAATATTGCGGCGATGCAGACGGCCCACAACTTGCCGACGAACGCGCCGGTGCCGGCGGATTTGGTGTTCACGTCCGCGAGTGGATTGGACCCGCACATCAGCCCGGAAGCGGCGCGGTTTCAGATCGCACGCGTCGCGGCGGCGCGCGGGATGAAGGAGGAAGACGTGAAAACCTTGGTCGAGAAATTTGTCGAGCCGCCGCAATGGGGTTTCCTCGGCGAGGCGCGGGTGAATGTTCTGATGCTCAACCTCGCGCTGGATCAGATGAAGAAATGATCGTGCCGCGGATGTTGTGAACGTCTGGGGTTTATTCTTTTTTGATGCAGAGGCGCAAAGGCGCAGAGACGCAGAGAAAAACAAGACAGGAGCCACGGATGGAACATTGATTTTTGAAGTTGTCCTTTTCGACGTTCAATGCGTGTTTCACCTGTGCGAAATCTTTTCCTAGCTTGTTGTATGACCGGGAATGAAGTAAACTGGAACCATGAAATTATTGGAGCGGATTACAGTGGAACCCGGCAAGTGCGGCGGCCAGCCCTGCATCCGCGGCAAGAGGATGCGCGTCACCGACATTCTTGACCTGTTAAGCCACGGCGCAAGTCACCAGGAAGTCCTGGAGGATTATTCCTTTCTCGAACCGGAAGACATTTTAGCCGCCATCGCTTACGCCTCTCGCTTGACGGACCATGTCGTGCTTACGAGCGCGTGAATTTCCTGGTGGACAATCAGCTTCCGGAAGCTCTTTGCCGTTTCTTTGTCGCGCACGGCCATCAATCCAGCCATGTGTTAAGCCTTCACCTAGACTAAGCGTCCGATCTCGAAATTTGGAGCTACGCCATTGCTGGCAACTGGATCGTCGTCACCAAGGACGAGGATTTTCTCCATCTTGCCAACCGGCAGGGCGAAACGGGAAAATTGCTTTGGGTGCGAATTGGCAACTGCCGGAAACAAACCCTGTTGCAAGCTTTGGAAAAGGAGTTGCCGGCAATAGTCAGAGCCTTTGATGAGGCCTTTCGGGTCGTGGAAATTCGCTAAGAATTCAAGACACGGTTACTTCACCAAACGCTTTCCAACCGGCCTTCAATTCTTTCCCTCGCTGCTCCGCGTTAAATGGAAATGGTCGAAATCCATTGCCCACTAAAACTACTTCACCTTCTCGCCGGGTTTGAGTTCGATTTCCCAGCCGCCGCCGAGAGATTTGTACAGAGCGACGAGGGCGGTGGCGGTGCGGGTGTTGCTTTGCGCAAGTTGGTCCTGCGCCTGGAAAAGCACACGCTCGGCGTCGAGGACGGTGAGGAAATCCGTCGCGCCGTTTTCATAACGCTGGCGCGCGAGTGACGCAGCGCTGCGGCTGGCGGCTTCCGATTCGCGGAGAAAATCGCGGCGGGCTTGTTCGCGCGAATAATTGACAAGGGCATTTTCCGTTTCTTCAAGCGTCGTCAATACGGTGCGTTGATACATGGCAAGCGCGGCGTCGGCGCGGGCATCGGCGGCGAGCATGCGGGCGCGGACGTGGCCGTAATCCAAGGCTGACCACGTGATGCTCGGGCCGAACGACCAGGTGTCCGCCCCGCCTTTAACGAGACCACTGAGCTTGGTGGCTTCAAGCGACCAGTTGCCGTTGAAAGTCACGCGCGGAAAAAGATCGGCGGTGGCGACCCCGATGCGGGCGGTGGCGGCGGCGAGCGAGCGTTCCGCAGAGCGCACGTCGGCGCGGCGGCGCAGGAGAGTTTCGGGGTTGCTGATGGCGATGAGCGACGGCATTTCCATGAAAGGCCGCGGGTCTTTGAGTTCAGCCGTGAGCGCGGTTGGCGGTTGCCCAGTGAGAACACTGAGGCGGTGCGTGGCACGCGCAACTTCGGCCTGCAACGGCGGAATGTCGGCGAGGGTGTTGTTCAACTGGGCGCGGGCGCGGTCCACGTCGAGTTGCGTGCCGCGGCCGCCGTCGCGCGTGTCCTCGGTGATCTTCAAAGTCTGCCGCTGGTTGTCGGCATTTTGTTCGGCGGTGATGAGTTCGCCTTGCGCGCCGAGCAACTCGAAATAATTTCGCGCGACTTCGGAGATGACCGAGACCAAAATATCGCGGCGATTGGCCACGGCGGCTTGCACTTCATCGCTGCTGGCCTCGACCGAGCGGCGGACGCGGCCAAAGATGTCGAGTTCCCAGGTGGCATCGAAACCCGCGTCGTAAAGTTCAAGATGGCGGGACGTGCTCGTGCCGCCGGTCGGCACGAAAGCGCGGCTGTATTGGGTGTCGGTATAACTGGCATTACCGTTGGCGACCGGCAGCAAATCAAACACGGCGCTGTTCCGCAACGCGCGGGCTTCGCGAAGATTCGCGGTGGCGATGCGCAGGTCGTGGTTGCCGGCGCGGGCCATTTCCACAAGTTTCGTGAGTTCGGGATCGTTGAAGCCCTGCCACCAGGCGATGGCAGTTTCGTTGGTGGAAAGATTGGTTTGCGCGCCGTTCTCGAATGCGGAATCCACCTTGATTTTCGGCGGATGATAATTCGGCCCGACGGCGCAACCCGCGAGCAAAACAATCAACAAAATAATTCCACTGAGTTGAAAACTTTTCCGGAGCGAATCGTGCAACCAAGATTGTTTGGGGGAGCGCACGCGCCCTCGCGTGCAGTGGTCGGCGCCCTCGCCGGACACATCCTGGGGAAAGGCGGATACGTCCTTAAATAGAATAGGCCTTTCGGACTGACTGGCGAGGGCGCCAGTCAGAGCACGCGAGGGCGCGTGCGCTCCCCGGGAATGGCGGAAACCGCTTGCTTTGGACGTCACCAACGATTTTGCCGCTTTCCTTAAACGCGATCCAAAAAAGGTAAAGCTATGCTTACTTCTCCGGGACAAATTAGGTTCAGACTCCGGGCAGATTTTATTTTTCACGATGGAATGGAAGTTCATAGGCGTGCCGGTTACGAGTGGGTGGGCGCAGCGCCGGGATTGGCGGCGACGGCGGGAGCGGCGGATTTTCTCCGGTCGGTGAACCAGCGGATGACATAATAAAATACCGGCGTGAGGAAGATGCCGAAGAACGTCACGCCCAACATGCCGCTGAACACGGCGGTGCCGAGTGCCTGGCGCATTTCCGAACCGGCGCCTTTCGCGAGCACGAGCGGCACGACGCCGAAGATGAACGCGAACGACGTCATCAAGATCGGACGCAAACGCAGACGGCTGGCGTCAATCGCGGCATCGCGTCGCGACAGTCCGTGGTCTTGCCGCTGCTTGGCGAATTCGACGATGAGAATCGCGTTTTTGCACGCGAGGCCGACCAGCACGACGAACCCGACCTGGGTGAAAATATTATTATCCATGCCGCGGAAGAAAACGCCAGTGAGCGCGCACAACAAACACATCGGCACGATCAAGATGATGGCGAGCGGCAGCGACCAGCTTTCATAAAGCGCCGCGAGCGTGAGGAACACGAACAACACGCACAGCGGAAAGACGAACACGGCGGTGTTGCCCGCGAGAATTTCCTGGAGCGTCAGTTCGGTCCACTCGATGGCCATGCCCGGCGGCAGGTTGTCGCGCGCGATGCGTTCCATCGCGGTCACAGCTTCGCCGGAACTCACGCCCGGCGCAGCGCTGCCGTTCATCTCGGCGGAGGGATACATATTATAACGGACAATTTTGTCGGGGCCGGTGATTGGCTTGACCGTGACCAAGGAGCCGAGCGGAACCATCTGGCCATCGGCGGTGCGGGTCTTGAGATTGAGAATGTCATTGGGTTCGCGGCGGAATTGCGAATCGGCCTGCGCGGTGACCTGATAGGTGCGGCCGAACAAATTGAAATCGTTCACGTAAAGCGAGCCGAGATAAACCTGCAACGTATCGAAAACATCGCTGAGCGGGACGCCCATCGTCTTGGCTTTGGAACGATTGATGTCCACGTAAAGTTGCGGCACGCTGGCGCGGAAGGTGGTGTAAGTTCCAGCAAGCGATTTGTCGTTATTCGCCGCGCCCATGAGTTGATAAGAAGCGGCTTGCAGCGCGTTCAGGTCCGCGCCGGAGCGGTCTTCGACCTGCAATTTAAATCCACCGACGACGCCGAGGCCATTGACGGCTGGCGGCGGGAACACGAGCACGACGCCTTCCTGAATTCCCGCGAAGCGCTTGCGCAATTCATTGACGATGTTATCGCTCGACAAACCTTTGCCGAGACGTTCGTCGGGCGGATCGAGGATGAGGAAGATCGTGCCAGCGTTGGGGCTGGCGGTGAGGCTGCTCGCGGAAAGTCCGGCGAGATCAATCGTGGCCAGCACACCGGGAACTTTGCGGGCAATCGCGCTGAGGCGATCCACGACGGCTTCCGTGCGTTCAAGCGAGGCGGCATCGGGCAACTGCGTGACGATGACGACGTAGCCCTTGTCCTGCGGCGGAATGAAACCGGTCGGGACGGTCTTAAAACCAAAATAAGTGAGACACAGCAAACCGAGATAAACCACAAACGCGACGGCGCTCAAGCGGATGAGTCCGCCGACGATGCGGCCATAACCATTCGTGGTGCTCGTGAACACGCGGTTGAAGCCGCGGAAGAACCAGCCGAAAGTTGTGTTGAGGAATTTTGAGAACCAATCAGGTTTGGCATCGTGCGGCTTGAGCAGGATGGCGCACAGTGCGGGACTGAGCGTGAGGGAATTGAAAGTTGAGATGAGCGTCGAGACGGCAATCGTCAGCGCGAACTGGCGATAGAATTGGCCGGTGATGCCGCTGATGAACGCCGTGGGAATGAACACCGCGCAAAGCACGAGGCCGACTGCGACCACCGCGCCGCTGACTTCGTCCATCGCGCGCCGCGTGGCTTCGTGCGGTTCGTAGCCAAGCGCAATATTACGCTCGACGTTTTCGACGACGACGATGGCGTCATCCACGACGATGCCGATGGCGAGCACGAGGCCGAAGAGCGAAAGATTGTTGAGCGAGAAACCCATCGCCGCCATCGCGGCGAAAGTTCCGATCAACGAAACCGGAACGGCGAGCAAGGGAATGATCGAGGCGCGCCAGCTTTGCAGGAAGATGACGACCACGAGCACGACGAGAATCATCGCCTCCATGAACGTGTGAAACACGGCGCGGATGGAATCGCGGGTGAAGCCGGTGGTATCGAACACGATTTTATAATCAAGGCCGGGTGGGAAATTTTGCTTCAACTTTTCCATCAGCGCGTGGACGGCGTCGGAAGTTTCGAGCGAATTGGAACCGGGCAACTGGAAGATGCCGATGGTGGACGTGGGCTGGCCGTTGAGCTTGCTGTCCATGCTGTAATCGCGCGCGGCGAGTTCCACGCGGGCGACGTCACGGATGCGCGTGATCTCGCCATTTGCGCCGCTCTTGATGACGATGTCGCCAAATTGTTCCTCATTGGCAAGGCGGCCTTGCGCGCTCACGGCGAGTTGAAATGCGACGCCTTTGCCCATGGGTTGCTGGCCGATGGTGCCAGCGGCGACCTGGACATTTTGTTCACGAATGGCGTTGATGACGTCGTCAGCGGTGAGGTTGCGCGAGGCGATTTTTTCGGGATCGAGCCACACGCGCATCGCATAATCGCGCGCACCGAAAACCGTGACGAGACCCACGCCGGGCAAACGCGCGATGGCGTCCTTCACTTGAAGGTACGCATAATTATCAATGTAGAGTTTGTCGAAGCGGCCATCGGGCGACGTGAGATTGACCACGAGCGTGATGTCGGGCGAACGCTTTTCCGTGGTCACACCGACGCGGCGGACTTCCTCGGGCAAACGCGGTTCGGCGACGGCGACGCGGTTTTGGACGAGCACCTGCGCCTTGTCAATGTCCGTGCCGAGCTTGAAGGTGACGGTGAGTTGCATGCTGCCGTCCGCGGCGCATTGGGCGGACATGTAGAGCATGTTTTCGACGCCGTTGACTTCCTGTTCGATGGGCGCGGCGACGGTCTCGGCGACGACCTGCGGGTTCGCGCCGGGATAGGTCGTGCTGACGACCACGGTGGGCGGCACGATGTCGGGGAATTGCGCGATGGGCAGCTTGAAAATGGCCAGCGCGCCGACGATCACGATCGCGATGGAGAGCACCGACGCGAAGATCGGGCGGTTGATGAAGAAGTGGGAGAATTTCATGATGCCTCGAATTATTGGGCGGCAACGGGCGTGGCCGTGGCACCGGGGGTAGCGCGAGTGGCCGTGACTTTCACGCCGGGACGCACGGACATGAGGCCGTTCACGATGACCCAGTCGTTGGATGCGAGACCGTCACGCACGAGGCGCAGGCCATCAATGATGGGGCCAAGCGTGATTTTTTTGTATTCGACGGTGTTCGTCTCGCTGACGGTATAGACAAATTTTTGGCCTTGGTCGGTGCCGACGGCTTCGTCGGGAATCAACAGGCCGGAATGTTTCGCGCTGCCGGGAATGCGCACGCGGGCGAAATAGCCGGGCTGCAAAATATGTTCGGGGCCGGGATTGGTGAACGTGCCGCGGATGCGCAACGTGCCGGTGGTGGGGTCAACCATGTTGTCCACGAAATCAATGATGCCTTTGTGCGGATAATTGGTTTCATTCTGGAGTTCGAGTTCGCAGGCGACTTTGCCGCCGTTGAAATTTTCATTACCGTCTTGCGCGAGTTGGCGATATTTGAGGACCGCGCCTTCGTCGGCATCAATGTAACAATAGATGGGGTCGAGCGAGACGATGGTGGTG
This genomic interval from Verrucomicrobiia bacterium contains the following:
- a CDS encoding efflux RND transporter permease subunit — its product is MKFSHFFINRPIFASVLSIAIVIVGALAIFKLPIAQFPDIVPPTVVVSTTYPGANPQVVAETVAAPIEQEVNGVENMLYMSAQCAADGSMQLTVTFKLGTDIDKAQVLVQNRVAVAEPRLPEEVRRVGVTTEKRSPDITLVVNLTSPDGRFDKLYIDNYAYLQVKDAIARLPGVGLVTVFGARDYAMRVWLDPEKIASRNLTADDVINAIREQNVQVAAGTIGQQPMGKGVAFQLAVSAQGRLANEEQFGDIVIKSGANGEITRIRDVARVELAARDYSMDSKLNGQPTSTIGIFQLPGSNSLETSDAVHALMEKLKQNFPPGLDYKIVFDTTGFTRDSIRAVFHTFMEAMILVVLVVVIFLQSWRASIIPLLAVPVSLIGTFAAMAAMGFSLNNLSLFGLVLAIGIVVDDAIVVVENVERNIALGYEPHEATRRAMDEVSGAVVAVGLVLCAVFIPTAFISGITGQFYRQFALTIAVSTLISTFNSLTLSPALCAILLKPHDAKPDWFSKFLNTTFGWFFRGFNRVFTSTTNGYGRIVGGLIRLSAVAFVVYLGLLCLTYFGFKTVPTGFIPPQDKGYVVIVTQLPDAASLERTEAVVDRLSAIARKVPGVLATIDLAGLSASSLTASPNAGTIFLILDPPDERLGKGLSSDNIVNELRKRFAGIQEGVVLVFPPPAVNGLGVVGGFKLQVEDRSGADLNALQAASYQLMGAANNDKSLAGTYTTFRASVPQLYVDINRSKAKTMGVPLSDVFDTLQVYLGSLYVNDFNLFGRTYQVTAQADSQFRREPNDILNLKTRTADGQMVPLGSLVTVKPITGPDKIVRYNMYPSAEMNGSAAPGVSSGEAVTAMERIARDNLPPGMAIEWTELTLQEILAGNTAVFVFPLCVLFVFLTLAALYESWSLPLAIILIVPMCLLCALTGVFFRGMDNNIFTQVGFVVLVGLACKNAILIVEFAKQRQDHGLSRRDAAIDASRLRLRPILMTSFAFIFGVVPLVLAKGAGSEMRQALGTAVFSGMLGVTFFGIFLTPVFYYVIRWFTDRRKSAAPAVAANPGAAPTHS
- the kdpC gene encoding potassium-transporting ATPase subunit KdpC produces the protein MLKLILQSIRQIVVWTVAVGVVYPLFVTVVAQLAFKDQAEGSLVTRDGKVMGSALLAQQFQGTNYFWPRPSAGSYGTVPSGASNLGPTSGQLRTNVMNNIAAMQTAHNLPTNAPVPADLVFTSASGLDPHISPEAARFQIARVAAARGMKEEDVKTLVEKFVEPPQWGFLGEARVNVLMLNLALDQMKK
- a CDS encoding efflux transporter outer membrane subunit, whose protein sequence is MLIVLLAGCAVGPNYHPPKIKVDSAFENGAQTNLSTNETAIAWWQGFNDPELTKLVEMARAGNHDLRIATANLREARALRNSAVFDLLPVANGNASYTDTQYSRAFVPTGGTSTSRHLELYDAGFDATWELDIFGRVRRSVEASSDEVQAAVANRRDILVSVISEVARNYFELLGAQGELITAEQNADNQRQTLKITEDTRDGGRGTQLDVDRARAQLNNTLADIPPLQAEVARATHRLSVLTGQPPTALTAELKDPRPFMEMPSLIAISNPETLLRRRADVRSAERSLAAATARIGVATADLFPRVTFNGNWSLEATKLSGLVKGGADTWSFGPSITWSALDYGHVRARMLAADARADAALAMYQRTVLTTLEETENALVNYSREQARRDFLRESEAASRSAASLARQRYENGATDFLTVLDAERVLFQAQDQLAQSNTRTATALVALYKSLGGGWEIELKPGEKVK
- a CDS encoding DUF433 domain-containing protein, whose product is MKLLERITVEPGKCGGQPCIRGKRMRVTDILDLLSHGASHQEVLEDYSFLEPEDILAAIAYASRLTDHVVLTSA
- the kdpB gene encoding potassium-transporting ATPase subunit KdpB codes for the protein MSAKTDFKYSELITSALVASFKKLHPRDELKNLVMFVVYLGSIITTVFLFLPHQFNLFNGQICFWLWFTCLFANFAEAMAEGRGKAHADALRKMRTKTMARKLVNGKEVSAPGHELKIGELFVCETGDTIAADGEIVEGIATVDESAITGESAPVVRESGGDRSAVTGGTRVISDRIVVRVTAEQGNSFLDRMIQMIEGARRQKTPNEIALNVVLVSLTALFIVVVAVLPPFARYNERAAGQHDVVLTSIPVLLALIVCLIPTTIGGLLSAIGIAGIDRLMRRNVLATSGRAVEAAGDVDVLLLDKTGTITLGNRMATEFVPAPGVTVEELADAAQLASLADETPEGRSIVVLAKEKYNLRGRDVAEANTVFVPFTAQTRMSGLDFGDGKGAVKRRIRKGAADAVKQFAADYGGKADKSVSDQADAIARQGATPLLVADGPRVLGVICLKDVVKGGIKERFGQLRRMGVKTIMITGDNQLTATAIAAEAGVDDFIAQAKPEDKLARIRQEQAGGKLIAMIGDGTNDAPALAQADVGVAMNTGTQAAREAGNMVDLDSNPTKLIEVVEIGKQLLMTRGALTTFSIANDVSKYFAILPAMFGVLYATQIGGRGPLDKLNIMYLHSPESAILSAVIFNALIIVALIPLALRGVKYRALGAAVILRNHMLIYGLGGVIVPFVAIKLIDMALVAIHLAP